The Bactrocera dorsalis isolate Fly_Bdor unplaced genomic scaffold, ASM2337382v1 BdCtg473, whole genome shotgun sequence genomic interval acaaagtttaaaaaaaaatcctgcgGTAAGTTAACTGCTGCCATTTGTCTCTATTCTTCATAATTTTGGTACAGTTAATCCCATTATATGTGTGCGTCGGGGCTGGTGCACTTGGAGCAGTATATTACACTATGCGGTTAGCTACAAGAAATCCTGATGTAACTTGGAATCGTTCATCCAATCCCGAGCCATGGCAAGAGTATAAAGAAAAGCAATACAAGGTTAAaagtagatatttatttt includes:
- the LOC105232992 gene encoding cytochrome c oxidase subunit NDUFA4, yielding MQGLGLQSLKKNPALIPLYVCVGAGALGAVYYTMRLATRNPDVTWNRSSNPEPWQEYKEKQYKFYSPIRDYSNIKSPAPKFEE